A window from Gossypium raimondii isolate GPD5lz chromosome 7, ASM2569854v1, whole genome shotgun sequence encodes these proteins:
- the LOC105769267 gene encoding ras-related protein RABB1b: MSYDYLFKYIIIGDTGVGKSCLLLQFTDKRFQPVHDLTIGVEFGARMVTVDGRPIKLQIWDTAGQESFRSITRSYYRGAAGALLVYDITRRETFNHLASWLEDARQHANPNMAVTVIGNKCDLSQRRAVSKEEGEQFAKDYGLSFLETSARTSQNAEEAFIMTAAKILQNIQEGIFDPSNESCGIKIGYGRGQGTLGTSGTVGQTGGCCG; the protein is encoded by the exons ATGTCTTACGACTATCTTTTCAAGTACATTATCATCGGTGATACTG GCGTGGGAAAATCATGTTTGCTCTTGCAGTTTACAGATAAAAGATTCCAACCGGTTCATGATCTAACCATCGGTGTTGAATTCGGTGCTCGGATGGTCACCGTTGATGGCAGACCCATCAAACTTCAAATTTGGGATACT GCTGGACAAGAATCCTTCAGATCCATCACCAGATCTTACTACAGAGGAGCAGCAGGAGCTCTTCTTGTCTATGATATAACCAG GAGAGAGACATTTAATCATCTAGCTAGCTGGTTGGAGGATGCTCGACAGCATGCGAATCCGAACATGGCGGTCACGGTCATCGGAAACAAATGTGATCTTTCTCAACGGAGGGCTGTTAGCAAAGAAGAGGGTGAACAGTTTGCAAAGGATTATGGACTGTCATTCTTGGAAACTTCTGCAAGGACATCTCAAAATGCTGAAGAG GCATTCATAATGACTGCTGCAAAGATCCTTCAGAACATTCAGGAAGGAATCTTTGATCCATCCAATGAG TCATGCGGCATCAAGATCGGCTACGGACGTGGACAAGGTACATTGGGTACAAGTGGAACCGTTGGTCAGACAGGCGGCTGTTGCGGTTAG
- the LOC105769257 gene encoding pre-rRNA-processing protein ESF2 gives MTEEENREFDVDVDDNDDDGFEDENNIPNSQNKKRKKKKLLNEGGDADNRGVCYLSRVPPHMDHVKLRQLLSQYGEILRIYLTPSGHQPQVKVKRPRPSKVQEQEFSEGWVEFARKGIAKRVANMLNGEQIGGRKRSSFYYDIWNIKYLSKFKWDDLTEEIAYKSAIREQKLALEISAAKRERDFYLSKVDQSRKLSSIEERMKKKQKVQEESGMNSELPVSHKKVIRQFPQKKPVAVDTSQGKPTLSKDVLAGIFSQV, from the exons ATGACTGAAGAAGAAAACCGAGAGTTTGATGTTGATgttgatgataatgatgatgatggctttgaagatgaaaataatataCCCAACAGCCAGAataagaagaggaaaaagaagaaattgttGAATGAAGGTGGTGATGCTGATAATCGTGGGGTTTGTTATTTAAGCAGAGTTCCACCACATATGGATCATGTTAAACTACGCCAATTGCTTTCTCAGTATGGTGAAATTCTTAGGATTTATCTCACTCCTTCCG GCCATCAACCCCAAGTAAAAGTTAAACGCCCTAGACCTTCTAAGGTTCAAGAACAAGAATTTTCTGAAGG gTGGGTTGAATTTGCTAGAAAAGGGATTGCAAAGAGGGTTGCTAATATGTTAAACGGTGAACAAATTG GTGGGAGGAAGAGGTCATCGTTCTATTATGATATTTGGAATATCAAATACTTGAGTAAATTCAAATGGGATGATCTTACTGAAGAAATTG CTTACAAGAGTGCAATTAGGGAGCAGAAGTTGGCTTTAGAAATCTCCGCTGCCAAGAGGGAGCGTGATTTCTATCTTTCGAAAGTTGACCAATCTCGTAAGCTAAGTTCAATTGAAGAGCGAATGAAGAAG AAGCAAAAGGTGCAAGAGGAGTCTGGAATGAACTCCGAGCTGCCGGTTAGCCATAAGAAGGTGATCCGCCAATTTCCACAGAAAAAACCAGTTGCAGTCGATACATCTCAAGGCAAACCGACACTCTCTAAAGATGTTCTTGCAGGG ATATTTTCTCAGGTTTAG